A region from the Brassica napus cultivar Da-Ae chromosome C8, Da-Ae, whole genome shotgun sequence genome encodes:
- the LOC106431822 gene encoding uncharacterized protein LOC106431822 — protein sequence MRSRGDLYFRHEIDRNPSASDAGTIKACATMVTWHEDTEDSETTFSFTLSAEDVIERQGLANKIQELDELFMEAAFPQEDNLLLLTQEAYHCFIELISSRDYSRDCAMSLWFTFRVWRPPPPLPPSVDEFEEDDDDDDDDDEATNSNIPIRAASKLAVKSLTKKIYNKGDSLAIDSCTICLEEFKNGVNVVELPCGHEFDDACIAHWFETDHICPLCRFELPREHH from the coding sequence ATGAGATCCAGAGGCGACTTGTATTTCAGGCATGAGATCGACCGTAACCCTTCAGCCTCGGATGCTGGCACAATCAAAGCATGCGCAACCATGGTCACGTGGCACGAGGACACAGAAGATTCTGAAACAACATTCTCGTTTACGTTGTCGGCGGAGGACGTCATCGAACGCCAAGGACTTGCCAACAAAATACAAGAACTAGATGAGCTATTCATGGAAGCTGCTTTCCCTCAAGAAGATAATTTGCTTTTGTTGACCCAAGAAGCCTATCATTGTTTCATTGAATTGATTTCCTCACGTGATTATAGCAGAGATTGTGCTATGTCTCTGTGGTTTACTTTTCGTGTTTGgcgtcctcctcctcctcttcctccttcaGTTGATGAATTtgaggaggatgatgatgatgatgatgatgatgatgaggcgACCAATAGTAATATTCCAATCAGGGCAGCAAGCAAGCTCGCGGTCAAGTCCTTAACcaagaaaatatacaataaaggTGACTCTCTCGCCATTGACAGTTGCACTATTTGTTTGGAAGAGTTTAAGAATGGAGTCAATGTTGTCGAGTTACCCTGTGGACATGAGTTTGATGATGCATGTATCGCACACTGGTTCGAGACCGATCACATTTGTCCATTGTGTCGTTTCGAGTTACCTCGCGAGCATCATTGA
- the LOC106431823 gene encoding protein CUP-SHAPED COTYLEDON 1, which yields MTEYKLVESEKWVICHLAYTHWNNDFEKPRYGGVEHPPLGWKLVKELVTSQAIPPSLHTFGFRFHPTDKELVTLYLAPKNASSDFQCFIKELEMFAKEPWLMELERSAFYREKEWYFFVRKAWSKREEQNLRFSLDGKKKQWRINGEVSNVVDNEAAKRIIGLKTTFSFNLSQECSFKKRLESG from the coding sequence ATGACCGAGTACAAGCTCGTGGAGTCAGAGAAATGGGTTATTTGCCACCTTGCGTATACCCATTGGAACAATGATTTCGAAAAGCCAAGGTATGGTGGTGTGGAGCATCCTCCGCTAGGATGGAAGCTGGTCAAAGAGTTGGTCACAAGTCAGGCAATCCCACCAAGTCTACACACCTTTGGATTTAGGTTTCACCCTACAGACAAAGAGTTGGTAACACTCTATCTTGCTCCCAAGAACGCCTCTTCAGATTTCCAATGTTTCATTAAGGAACTTGAGATGTTTGCTAAGGAGCCATGGTTGATGGAGCTTGAAAGATCAGCCTTCTACAGAGAGAAGGAATGGTATTTTTTTGTTAGGAAGGCATGGTCTAAGCGTGAGGAACAAAATCTCCGGTTCTCCTTGGATGGGAAGAAGAAGCAATGGAGAATCAACGGGGAAGTTAGCAACGTTGTAGACAATGAGGCAGCTAAGAGAATCATCGGTTTAAAAACCACTTTCTCCTTCAATCTGAGTCAAGAGTGTTCATTCAAGAAGCGGCTGGAAAGTGGTTGA
- the LOC125591727 gene encoding uncharacterized protein LOC125591727 — translation MKSRGDLYFRHEIDRNPSASDAGTIKACATMVTWHEDTEDSEKTFSFTLSAEDVIERQGLANKIQELDELFMEAAFPQEDNLLLLTQDAYHCFFELISSRDYSRDCAMSLWFTFRVWRPPPPLPPSVDEFEEDDDDDDDDDDEATNSNIPIRAASKLVVKSLTKKIYNKVDSLAIDSCTICLEEFKNGVNVVELPCGHEFDDACIAHWFETDHICPLCRFELPREHH, via the coding sequence ATGAAATCCAGAGGCGACTTGTATTTCAGGCATGAGATCGACCGTAACCCTTCAGCCTCGGATGCTGGCACAATCAAAGCATGCGCAACCATGGTCACGTGGCACGAGGACACGGAAGATTCTGAAAAAACATTCTCGTTTACGTTGTCGGCGGAGGACGTCATTGAACGCCAAGGACTTGCCAACAAAATACAAGAACTAGACGAGCTATTCATGGAAGCTGCTTTCCCTCAAGAAGATAATTTGCTTTTGTTGACCCAAGATGCCTATCATTGTTTCTTTGAATTGATTTCCTCACGTGATTATAGCAGAGATTGTGCTATGTCTCTGTGGTTTACTTTTCGTGTTTGgcgtcctcctcctcctcttcctccttcaGTTGATGAATTtgaggaggatgatgatgatgatgatgatgatgatgatgaggcgACCAATAGTAATATTCCAATCAGGGCAGCAAGCAAGCTCGTGGTCAAGTCCTTAACcaagaaaatatacaataaagttGACTCTCTCGCCATTGACAGTTGCACTATTTGTTTGGAAGAGTTTAAGAATGGAGTCAATGTTGTCGAGTTACCCTGTGGACATGAGTTTGATGATGCATGTATCGCACACTGGTTCGAGACCGATCACATTTGTCCATTGTGTCGTTTCGAGTTACCTCGTGAGCATCATTGA
- the LOC106431810 gene encoding two-component response regulator ARR7, giving the protein MAVGEVMRMEVPTGGDLTVSSPDLHVLAVDDSIVDRKVIERLLRISSCKVTTVESGTRALQYLGLDGNTGASDLKDLKVNLIVTDYSMPGLTGYDLLKKIKESSTFREIPVVIMSSENILTRIEQCLKEGAEDFLLKPVKLADVKRIKQLIMRNEAEDHKTLSHSNKRKLGEDVDASPSSSSSSSSHDDSSVKDFPSSKRMKSESDIFSPFI; this is encoded by the exons ATGGCTGTTGGTGAGGTCATGAGGATGGAGGTTCCCACCGGTGGAGATCTGACTGTTAGTTCGCCTGACCTACATGTTCTAGCTGTCGACGATAGTATTGTGGATCGTAAAGTCATCGAGAGGTTGCTGAGAATATCTTCTTGCAAAG TGACGACTGTAGAGAGTGGGACTAGGGCTTTGCAGTATCTTGGCTTAGATGGAAACACAGGAGCTTCTGATCTTAAG GATTTGAAGGTGAATTTGATAGTGACGGATTACTCAATGCCAGGACTAACAGGATATGATCTTCTCAAGAAGATTAAg GAATCTTCTACATTCAGAGAAATACCTGTAGTGATCATGTCATCTGAGAACATCTTAACTCGTATAGAACA ATGTTTGAAGGAAGGTGCAGAGGATTTCCTGTTAAAACCGGTGAAGCTTGCAGATGTAAAGCGAATAAAACAACTTATAATGAGAAATGAAGCAGAAGACCACAAAACCTTGAGCCATTCTAACAAGAGAAAGCTTGGAGAAGATGTTGATGCATCaccatcatcttcctcatcatcatcaagtCATGATGATTCCTCTGTCAAGGACTTTCCATCTTCAAAACGAATGAAGTCAGAATCTgacattttttctccttttatttga
- the LOC106431853 gene encoding uncharacterized protein LOC106431853, with amino-acid sequence MAEDFARAVEDGLKLAKRIYLGNDRAVAAPRLAAPMERTSTAQAYLPSSPMVYAVIPDPGIVDNPDLPSYQPHVHGRCDPPALIPLQMNAIELDVDCYLDTALVTVTGTWRVHCVMGRKRCDCRIAVPMGEHGSILGVEVEITRKSYATQLIAAQDGNELEKTTQPQSGGFLKPNIFTLTVPQVDGGTNLSIKMSWSQKLTYNEGEFFLDIPFTFPEYVTPAVKKISKREKIYLSVDAGTGTEVLFKRCSHQLKEKMRNSGTLRFSYEGDVLKWSNTDFSFSFTASSSNIVGGLFLQSAPVHDVDQRDVFSFYLFPGKEQKTKAFKREVVFIVDVSKSMAGKPLEDVNNAISTALSKLSPGDSFNIITFSDDTSLFSTSMKLVTSDSVERGIEWMNKNFAVSDGTNMLPPLEKAVEMLSNTRGSVPMIFFVTDGSVEDERHICNVMKKRLASSGSVPPRIHTFGLGVFCNHYFLQTLANLSRGQHESVYNTDHIEERLHKLFTRALSTALLNITIEPLQVLDEVEVYPSNIPDLTSSSPLMIYGRYRGKFPENVKANGLLGDMSSFSVELTVQNAKDMPLDKVFAKNLIDLLTAEAWFLEDKQLKEKVTKLSIQTGVPSEYTRMIQLENTEEASKQSDTGGNKKIASNGEKQKMISRTIPLQNFSIGFGDITATRENVPPGYGEQRAPDAAEKFVKAASSCCVSLCNKCCCMCCVQCCTKLNDQCVLVFTQLFTALACIACFECCTNVCCACGGED; translated from the exons ATGGCGGAGGATTTCGCAAGGGCGGTGGAAGATGGTCTCAAACTCGCGAAACGTATATATCTCGGAAACGATCGCGCCGTCGCGGCGCCGAGGCTAGCGGCGCCGATGGAGAGAACCTCCACGGCGCAGGCCTACCTTCCTTCGTCCCCCATGGTCTACGCAGTTATACCCGACCCGGGAATAGTGGATAATCCTGACCTACCTAGCTACCAGCCTCACGTGCACGGCAGGTGCGACCCACCGGCTCTGATTCCTCTCCAGATGAACGCTATAGAGCTCGACGTCGATTGTTATCTCGACACGGCTCTTGTCACCGTGACCGGAACGTGGCGTGTCCACTGCGTCATGGGACGCAAGAGATGCGATTGCCGTATCGCTGTTCCTATGGGAGAACATGGTTCGATTCTAGGTGTTGAGGTCGAGATTACTAGAAAGTCTTACGCAACGCAACTGATCGCGGCTCAAGATGGTAACGAGTTGGAGAAAACGACGCAACCTCAAAGTGGAGGGTTCTTGAAACCAAACATATTCACTCTTACTGTACCACAG GTTGATGGAGGTACCAACCTCTCTATCAAGATGTCTTGGTCACAGAAGTTGACGTATAACGAAGGAGAGTTCTTCCTAGACATTCCTTTTACCTTTCCTGAGTATGTGACTCCTGCTGTAAAGAAAATCTCCAAGAGGGAGAAGATTTACTTGAGTGTTGACGCCGGTACTGGAACAGAAGTTCTCTTCAAAAGATGCAGTCATCAACTTAAG GAGAAAATGAGGAACTCAGGGACGTTGAGGTTTTCATATGAAGGAGATGTTTTGAAATGGTCAAATACAGATTTTAGCTTTTCTTTTACG GCCTCTTCAAGTAATATAGTTGGTGGACTTTTTCTTCAATCTGCGCCAGTTCACGATGTGGATCAGAGAGATGTATTTTCGTTCTACCTTTTCCCAGGAAAGGAGCAAAAAACTAAG GCATTCAAGAGGGAAGTTGTGTTTATTGTTGATGTAAGTAAAAGCATGGCTGGAAAACCTCTAGAAGATGTAAACAATGCGATATCAACAGCTCTATCTAAGCTTAGTCCTGGAGATTCCTTCAACATCATCACTTTCAGTGATGATACTTCTCTCTTTTCAACCTCAATGAAGTTGGTTACTTCAGATTCTGTTGAAAGAGGCATTGAGTGGATGAACAAGAACTTTGCTGTCTCTGATGGTACCAACATGCTCCCTCCCCTAGAGAAG GCTGTGGAAATGCTTTCGAATACACGTGGCTCGGTTCCTATGATCTTCTTTGTAACAGATGGGTCTGTTGAAGATGAGAGACACATTTGTAATGTAATGAAGAAACGTCTTGCTAGTTCTGGATCAGTGCCTCCACGGATACACACTTTTGGGCTAG GTGTATTCTGTAATCACTACTTCCTGCAAACGCTTGCAAATCTATCAAGAGGCCAGCATGAATCAGTTTATAACACAG ATCATATCGAGGAACGGTTACACAAATTGTTTACAAGGGCTTTATCCACTGCTCTTTTGAATATAACGATTGAGCCTCTGCAGGTTCTTGATGAAGTTGAG GTATACCCTTCAAACATTCCTGATCTGACGTCCTCAAGTCCATTGATGATATATGGGAGATACAGAGGAAAGTTCCCAGAGAATGTGAAAGCCAATGGTTTGCTAGGAGACATGAGCAGCTTCTCTGTAGAGCTGACTGTACAAAATGCAAAAGACATGCCTCTTGATAAA GTGTTTGCAAAGAATCTGATTGACTTGCTTACTGCTGAGGCATGGTTCTTGGAAGACAAACAGCTAAAAGAAAAG gttACTAAACTAAGCATCCAAACCGGCGTACCATCTGAGTATACTAGAATGATCCAACTGGAGAACACAGAAGAAGCATCAAAACAAAGTGACACTGGCGGAAATAAAAAG ATAGCGAGCAATGGCGAGAAACAGAAGATGATATCAAGAACAATCCCACTACAAAACTTTAGTATAGGCTTTGGTGATATAACAGCTACAAGAGAGAATGTTCCACCAGGATATGGAGAGCAGAGAGCACCTGATGCTGCTGAGAAGTTCGTGAAGGCTGCCTCGAGCTGTTGTGTCTCCTTGTGCAACAAATGCTGCTGCATGTGTTGTGTCCAATGCTGCACCAAGCTCAATGATCAATGTGTCCTTGTCTTCACACAGCTCTTCACAGCGCTAGCTTGCATCGCCTGCTTTGAATGTTGCACAAATGTTTGCTGTGCATGTGGTGGAGAAGACTag
- the LOC111210417 gene encoding protein LAZY 3-like, producing the protein MKTTQETSGPALSKDLQSWPQETVLAIGTLGNNLFSKEEEEKEDEADSSKDLTRVNTDVTIGKKKSLSFLLKMFVCTNGFKIPPPPLDLSTGDSVPNTRMEKMLKTILNKKIHPQHSNAIAKMYLENHKTISSSKC; encoded by the exons ATGAAGACTA CTCAAGAAACATCAGGACCTGCTTTGAGTAAAGACCTCCAAAGTTGGCCTCAAGAAACAGTACTAGCCATTGGAACACTTGGAAACAATCTCTtctccaaagaagaagaagaaaaagaagatgaagcaGATTCTAGCAAAGATCTCACTAGGGTTAACACAGATGTTACTATCGGAAAGAAGAAATCGCTCTCTTTTCTTCTCAAGATGTTTGTTTGCACAAATGGCTTCAAAATCCCACCTCCTCCTCTTGATTTGTCTACAGGAGATTCAGTTCCCAACACACGTATGGAAAAG ATGCTGAAGACAATACTCAACAAGAAAATACATCCACAACATTCAAATGCTATAGCAAAGATGTATTTGGAGAATCATAAGACTATAAGCTCGTCCAAGTGTTGA